In one Modestobacter sp. L9-4 genomic region, the following are encoded:
- a CDS encoding A/G-specific adenine glycosylase, with protein sequence MSTLPAPPAPAPGEPVGEVIVDWYAGAARDLPWRAPGTDPWAVLVSEIMLQQTPVARVEPVWREWLARWPTPAAMAQASPAEVIRAWGKLGYPRRALRLREAAVAITERHGGLVPAEVDELEALPGIGTYTARAVSCFGYHRRQPVVDTNVRRVVARLVHGKAEAAPARAADLADIAELAPEDHDRAVRFSVAVMELGALVCVAGTPRCGACPVRDRCAWRLAGSPAHDGPPRRVQKFAGTDRQVRGRLLDVLRAASEPVPAEALTPAWDDAVQRSRCLDSLLVDGLVAQTEDGRFTLPA encoded by the coding sequence GTGAGCACCCTCCCCGCACCGCCCGCCCCCGCCCCGGGTGAACCGGTCGGCGAGGTGATCGTCGACTGGTACGCCGGCGCTGCGCGGGACCTGCCGTGGCGTGCCCCCGGCACCGACCCGTGGGCGGTGCTGGTCAGCGAGATCATGCTGCAGCAGACCCCGGTGGCCCGGGTGGAGCCCGTCTGGCGCGAGTGGCTGGCCCGCTGGCCCACCCCGGCGGCGATGGCGCAGGCGAGCCCGGCCGAGGTGATCCGCGCCTGGGGGAAGCTCGGCTACCCGCGCCGGGCACTGCGGCTGCGTGAGGCGGCCGTGGCCATCACCGAGCGGCACGGCGGCCTGGTGCCCGCCGAGGTCGACGAGCTCGAGGCGCTGCCGGGCATCGGCACGTACACGGCGCGGGCCGTCTCCTGCTTCGGGTACCACCGCCGCCAGCCGGTGGTGGACACGAACGTGCGCCGGGTCGTCGCGCGGCTGGTGCACGGGAAGGCCGAAGCCGCGCCGGCGCGCGCCGCCGACCTGGCCGACATCGCGGAGCTGGCCCCGGAGGACCACGACCGCGCGGTGCGCTTCTCGGTCGCCGTCATGGAGCTGGGCGCCCTGGTCTGCGTCGCCGGCACCCCGCGGTGCGGGGCCTGCCCGGTGCGCGACCGCTGCGCCTGGCGGCTGGCCGGGTCCCCGGCCCACGACGGCCCCCCGCGCCGGGTGCAGAAGTTCGCCGGCACCGACCGGCAGGTGCGCGGCCGGCTGCTGGACGTGCTGCGGGCGGCGTCCGAGCCGGTGCCGGCCGAGGCGCTGACGCCGGCCTGGGACGACGCCGTGCAGCGCTCCCGCTGCCTGGACTCGCTGCTGGTGGACGGGCTGGTCGCCCAGACCGAGGACGGCCGCTTCACCCTGCCCGCCTGA
- a CDS encoding copper chaperone PCu(A)C, whose amino-acid sequence MNRAPRAAAIGALLLAPVALSACSAGQVTQTSTQEQNFGGQMDVGPLNLRALELPYPTGGVYPSGSDARLLGAVVSTADVPDTLVGITGPDFTGVEVVDPTAAAAGAAPSAAVSLPVPADGTLFLGNGQGPAVTLVGLADDVSVGQYVDVTFSFTNSGDVTVPVPVGTATRDLPRGEAFDFHPEVETDQQGGSSAP is encoded by the coding sequence GTGAACCGCGCACCGCGCGCTGCTGCCATCGGTGCCCTGCTGCTCGCCCCCGTGGCGCTGTCGGCCTGCAGCGCCGGGCAGGTGACCCAGACGAGCACCCAGGAGCAGAACTTCGGCGGCCAGATGGACGTCGGCCCGCTGAACCTGCGCGCCCTCGAGCTGCCCTACCCGACCGGCGGCGTCTACCCCAGCGGCAGCGACGCCCGTCTGCTGGGCGCCGTGGTCAGCACCGCCGACGTCCCCGACACCCTCGTCGGGATCACCGGCCCGGACTTCACCGGTGTCGAGGTCGTCGACCCCACCGCCGCAGCGGCCGGCGCCGCCCCCTCCGCAGCGGTCTCGCTGCCCGTCCCGGCCGACGGCACGCTCTTCCTCGGCAACGGCCAGGGGCCCGCGGTCACCCTCGTCGGGCTGGCCGACGACGTGAGCGTGGGCCAGTACGTCGACGTGACGTTCAGCTTCACCAACTCCGGCGACGTCACCGTGCCCGTGCCGGTGGGCACCGCGACCCGCGACCTCCCCCGCGGCGAGGCCTTCGACTTCCACCCGGAGGTGGAGACGGACCAGCAGGGCGGCAGCAGCGCCCCGTGA
- a CDS encoding Lsr2 family protein produces the protein MARKVQVILSDDLDDSIAADETVSFALDGTTYEIDLSDKNAAELRDVFAKYVDAARKVSGRGNRASGAGRSKATGGAAGTGGGGRMDREQAGAIRDWARKNGHEVSDRGRIPGSVVEAYEAAH, from the coding sequence ATGGCACGCAAGGTCCAGGTGATCCTGAGCGACGACCTCGACGACAGCATCGCTGCTGACGAGACGGTCTCCTTTGCACTCGACGGCACGACGTACGAGATCGACCTGTCGGACAAGAACGCCGCAGAACTGCGCGACGTGTTCGCGAAGTACGTCGACGCCGCACGCAAGGTGAGCGGGCGCGGCAACCGGGCATCGGGTGCCGGCCGCTCCAAGGCGACCGGCGGGGCTGCCGGCACCGGTGGCGGCGGCCGGATGGACCGCGAGCAGGCCGGCGCCATCCGCGACTGGGCCCGCAAGAACGGCCACGAGGTCAGCGACCGCGGCCGCATCCCCGGCAGCGTCGTCGAGGCCTACGAGGCCGCGCACTAG
- the lysS gene encoding lysine--tRNA ligase, giving the protein MSQEAVPSDESPNPSAPDDELPEQLRVRRAKLDRMRESGIDPYPVTVARTTSLAEVRAGHPDLEPDTMTGEQVGVTGRVIFSRNTGKLCFATLREGDTELQVMLSVDRVGPEALAAWKSDVDLGDHVLVTGEVGTSRRGELSVFADAWEMTSKSLRPLPVAHKPMSEELRVRRRYVDLIVRDEARRTVRQRAAVMTALRAGLTARDFLEVETPMLQNVHGGATARPFRTHMNAFDLDLYLRIAPELFLKRCIVGGLDRVFEINRNFRNEGADSSHSPEFAMLEFYAAYGDYSDGARITRELIQECCAALFGDQVARHHDGTEIDLSGEWPQVKLYSVVSEAVGEQVTPQTPIERLRELAEAHEIGVDPAWLPGKLVEELFEALVQHTLQAPTFVIDYPVDTSPLTRAHRTDPGVAEKWDLYIGGIERGTGYSELVDPVVQRERLTQQSLLGAAGDAEAMALDEDFLEALEYGMPPTAGVGIGIDRLMMTLTGLGIRETILFPLVRPLHQ; this is encoded by the coding sequence GTGAGTCAGGAAGCGGTCCCGTCCGACGAGAGCCCCAACCCCAGCGCCCCCGACGACGAGCTGCCCGAGCAGCTGCGGGTCCGCCGGGCCAAGCTGGACCGGATGCGCGAGTCGGGCATCGACCCCTACCCGGTCACCGTTGCCCGCACCACCTCGCTGGCCGAGGTCCGCGCCGGCCACCCCGACCTCGAGCCGGACACCATGACCGGTGAGCAGGTCGGCGTCACCGGCCGGGTCATCTTCTCCCGCAACACCGGCAAGCTCTGCTTCGCGACGCTGCGCGAGGGCGACACCGAGCTGCAGGTCATGCTCTCGGTCGACCGGGTCGGCCCCGAGGCGCTGGCCGCCTGGAAGTCCGACGTCGACCTGGGTGACCACGTGCTGGTGACCGGCGAGGTCGGGACGTCGCGGCGCGGCGAGCTGTCGGTCTTCGCCGACGCCTGGGAGATGACGTCGAAGTCGCTGCGCCCGCTGCCCGTGGCGCACAAGCCGATGAGCGAGGAGCTGCGGGTCCGCCGCCGCTACGTCGACCTCATCGTCCGCGACGAGGCCCGGCGCACCGTGCGCCAGCGCGCCGCGGTGATGACCGCGCTGCGCGCCGGGCTCACCGCGCGGGACTTCCTCGAGGTCGAGACGCCGATGCTGCAGAACGTGCACGGTGGCGCCACCGCGCGTCCTTTCCGGACGCACATGAACGCCTTCGACCTCGACCTCTACCTGCGCATCGCCCCCGAGTTGTTCCTCAAGCGCTGCATCGTCGGTGGACTCGACCGCGTGTTCGAGATCAACCGCAACTTCCGGAACGAGGGTGCGGACTCCTCGCACTCGCCGGAGTTCGCGATGCTGGAGTTCTACGCCGCCTACGGCGATTACTCCGACGGTGCCCGGATCACCCGCGAGCTCATCCAGGAATGCTGTGCGGCGTTGTTCGGTGACCAGGTCGCCCGGCACCACGACGGCACCGAGATCGACCTGTCCGGGGAATGGCCGCAGGTCAAGCTGTACTCGGTCGTCTCGGAAGCGGTCGGGGAGCAGGTCACCCCGCAGACGCCGATCGAGCGGCTGCGCGAGCTCGCCGAGGCGCACGAGATCGGCGTCGACCCCGCCTGGCTGCCCGGCAAGCTCGTCGAGGAGCTGTTCGAGGCGCTGGTCCAGCACACGCTGCAGGCGCCGACGTTCGTCATCGACTACCCGGTCGACACCTCACCGCTCACCCGCGCCCACCGCACCGACCCGGGTGTGGCGGAGAAGTGGGACCTCTACATCGGCGGGATCGAGCGCGGCACCGGCTACTCCGAGCTCGTCGACCCGGTGGTCCAGCGTGAGCGGCTCACCCAGCAGTCGCTGCTCGGCGCGGCCGGCGACGCCGAGGCGATGGCGCTGGACGAGGACTTCCTGGAGGCCCTCGAGTACGGCATGCCGCCGACCGCCGGGGTCGGCATCGGCATCGACCGGTTGATGATGACGCTCACCGGACTCGGCATCCGGGAGACGATCCTGTTCCCATTGGTGCGTCCGCTCCACCAATGA
- a CDS encoding type III pantothenate kinase has product MLLAVDVGNSQTVLATFDGERRVDGWRVTTRARSTADELRLLWRGLLDGTELTGVAACSTVPALLPALRELLGSLAVPVTLIGPGVRTGVPLHVDNPREVGADRVVTALAAHELFGTAPDGSRRPVVVVDFGTSTNVDAVGPDGQFLGGALAPGVEVSLDALASRAAQLRSVELRVPPHAIGKNTVTALQSGLVLGFAGLVDGLVGRIAAELVAQFGVEPVVVATGGLHPLVADSCTSIGVREPDLTVHGLRLAFARDQASGGGAASRRP; this is encoded by the coding sequence GTGCTGCTCGCCGTCGACGTCGGCAACAGCCAGACGGTGCTGGCCACCTTCGACGGCGAGCGGCGGGTCGACGGCTGGCGGGTCACCACCCGGGCCCGGTCCACCGCCGACGAGCTGCGCTTGCTGTGGCGCGGGCTGCTGGACGGCACCGAGCTGACCGGGGTCGCGGCCTGCTCCACGGTCCCCGCGCTCCTGCCGGCGCTGCGCGAGCTGCTGGGCTCCCTCGCCGTCCCGGTGACCCTGATCGGGCCCGGCGTGCGCACCGGGGTGCCGCTGCACGTCGACAACCCCCGCGAGGTGGGTGCCGACCGGGTGGTCACCGCGCTGGCCGCGCACGAGCTGTTCGGCACCGCCCCCGACGGCAGCCGGCGTCCGGTGGTGGTCGTGGACTTCGGCACGTCCACCAACGTCGACGCCGTCGGCCCGGACGGGCAGTTCCTCGGCGGCGCGCTGGCCCCCGGGGTCGAGGTCAGCCTGGACGCGCTGGCCTCCCGCGCCGCCCAGCTGCGCTCGGTGGAGCTGCGGGTGCCGCCGCACGCGATCGGCAAGAACACCGTCACCGCGCTGCAGTCCGGGCTGGTGCTGGGCTTCGCCGGCCTGGTCGACGGGCTGGTGGGCCGGATCGCCGCCGAGCTGGTCGCCCAGTTCGGCGTCGAGCCGGTGGTCGTCGCCACGGGCGGCCTGCACCCGCTGGTGGCCGACAGCTGCACCTCGATCGGGGTCCGTGAGCCCGATCTCACCGTGCACGGCCTGCGTCTGGCGTTCGCCCGCGATCAGGCCAGCGGTGGCGGGGCGGCGTCCCGGCGCCCGTAG
- the disA gene encoding DNA integrity scanning diadenylate cyclase DisA: MPPAVDPEAALRELLGRIAPGTALRDGLERILAGRTGALIVLGYDRVVESLCTGGFALDVALSATRLRELAKMDGAVIVSYDGSRIVRAGVHLMPDPTIPTEESGTRHRTAERVALQTDFPVISVSQSMHIISVYVAGRRYTLEHPTTILARANQALAALERYKLRLDEVASTLSALEIEDLVTVRDAMSVSQRLEMVRRIADEIEGFVVELGTDGRLLALQLDEMLAGVEEDRGLLVRDYLPSGRRNRTGEEVLTDLRALTATELLDLSAVARCYGLPTSPDALDSPVSPRGYRLLARVPRLPASIIDRLVTHFGGLQKLLAATIEDLLAVEGVGEARARGIREGLSRLAETSILDRYS, from the coding sequence GTGCCCCCCGCTGTGGACCCCGAGGCCGCGCTGCGGGAACTGCTCGGTCGGATCGCCCCCGGCACCGCCCTCCGGGACGGTCTGGAGCGGATCCTGGCCGGCCGTACCGGCGCGCTGATCGTGCTCGGCTACGACCGCGTGGTCGAGTCGCTGTGCACCGGCGGCTTCGCCCTGGACGTCGCACTGTCGGCGACCCGGCTGCGTGAGCTCGCCAAGATGGACGGCGCGGTGATCGTCTCCTACGACGGCAGCCGCATCGTGCGCGCCGGCGTGCACCTCATGCCCGACCCGACCATCCCCACCGAGGAGTCGGGCACCCGGCACCGCACCGCGGAGCGCGTCGCCCTGCAGACCGACTTCCCGGTGATCTCGGTCAGCCAGTCGATGCACATCATCTCCGTCTACGTGGCCGGGCGGCGCTACACCCTCGAGCACCCCACCACGATCCTCGCCCGCGCCAACCAGGCCCTCGCCGCACTCGAGCGCTACAAGCTCCGGCTCGACGAGGTGGCCAGCACGCTCTCGGCGCTGGAGATCGAGGACCTGGTGACGGTCCGGGACGCGATGAGCGTCAGCCAGCGGCTGGAGATGGTGCGCCGGATCGCCGACGAGATCGAGGGCTTCGTCGTCGAGCTGGGCACCGACGGTCGGCTGCTGGCGCTGCAGCTGGACGAGATGCTCGCCGGTGTCGAGGAGGACCGCGGCCTGCTCGTGCGCGACTACCTGCCCAGCGGCCGCCGCAACCGCACCGGCGAGGAGGTGCTCACCGACCTCCGCGCGCTGACCGCCACCGAGCTGCTGGACCTGTCCGCGGTCGCCCGCTGCTACGGCCTGCCCACCTCGCCCGACGCGCTGGACTCCCCGGTCAGCCCGCGTGGCTACCGGCTGCTGGCCCGGGTCCCCCGGCTGCCGGCCAGCATCATCGACCGCCTGGTCACCCACTTCGGCGGGCTGCAGAAGCTGCTGGCCGCCACCATCGAGGACCTGCTCGCCGTCGAGGGCGTCGGCGAGGCGCGGGCGCGCGGCATCCGTGAGGGCCTGTCCCGCCTCGCCGAGACCTCGATCCTCGACCGCTACAGCTGA
- a CDS encoding MucR family transcriptional regulator: protein MLHPVGPLPAAVYWRRRLLVLGCTLGVLGGGGWLGTAVVTGGSEAPTPVAAPAGDTLRATPGLEQVVPSLAAVQVPTAAPSPAPSSAPATSAAPAPSEPAAPVPGGPCSDDMIAVEVRPNPPVAAVGSKPTFELVVTNTSPVACVRPVDAPLQEVILVNGAGERVWGSNDCFPESRTEQRTLQPGEIVVFPVLWSGLSSAPGCAGSRTTPPAGSYVLRGRLDTEVSPDATFTLS from the coding sequence GTGCTGCACCCGGTCGGGCCACTGCCCGCCGCCGTCTACTGGCGGCGGCGTCTGCTGGTGCTGGGCTGCACCCTGGGCGTCCTGGGTGGGGGCGGCTGGCTCGGCACCGCCGTCGTCACCGGCGGCTCGGAGGCGCCCACGCCGGTCGCCGCACCGGCCGGCGACACGCTGCGGGCCACCCCGGGCCTGGAGCAGGTGGTGCCCTCACTGGCCGCGGTCCAGGTGCCCACCGCGGCGCCGTCCCCGGCACCGTCCAGCGCCCCGGCGACGAGCGCGGCGCCCGCGCCCAGCGAACCGGCGGCGCCGGTCCCCGGCGGCCCGTGCAGCGACGACATGATCGCGGTGGAGGTGCGGCCGAACCCGCCCGTCGCCGCCGTGGGCAGCAAGCCGACGTTCGAGCTGGTGGTCACCAACACCTCGCCGGTGGCCTGCGTGCGGCCCGTGGACGCCCCGCTGCAGGAGGTCATCCTGGTGAACGGGGCCGGCGAGCGCGTGTGGGGCAGCAACGACTGCTTCCCGGAGAGCCGGACGGAGCAGCGCACCCTCCAGCCGGGGGAGATCGTGGTGTTCCCGGTGCTGTGGAGCGGGCTGAGCAGCGCCCCCGGGTGCGCCGGCAGCCGCACCACCCCGCCCGCCGGCAGCTACGTGCTCCGCGGCCGGCTGGACACCGAGGTCAGCCCGGACGCCACCTTCACCCTCAGCTGA
- the radA gene encoding DNA repair protein RadA, whose translation MPPSGVKSRPAHRCSECGYTSAKWVGRCPECQAWGSVQEVGAVGSSPLRSVAAGPVTSRARPIGQVELEGAQAVPTGIPEFDRVLGGGLVPGAVLLVAGEPGVGKSTLLLEVAHRVAAANGPTLVVSGEESAAQVRLRAERIGALHDELYLAAETELSAVLAHVEDVNPTLLVLDSVQTVRSPAVDGTDGGATQVRAVASALSGVARARNMTTILVGHVTKDGAIAGPRALEHLVDVVISFDGERHSTLRLVRATKNRFGPADEIGCFEIGDGGVVGVPDPSHLFVSRRSAPVPGSCVTVTMEGSRPLLAEVQALVATSGGGGSPRRAVSGLDSQRVAMVNAVVERRGGVKLADADVFAASVGGVRILEPAADLALALAIASAAKDRPLPGGLVAIGEVGLSGEIRRVGGTARRLAEAARQGYTAALVPEDSGPAPKGMRLIEVADLAGAIHRLW comes from the coding sequence GTGCCCCCCTCCGGTGTGAAGTCCCGCCCCGCCCACCGCTGCAGCGAGTGCGGCTACACCTCGGCCAAGTGGGTCGGACGCTGCCCCGAGTGCCAGGCCTGGGGCAGCGTCCAGGAGGTGGGCGCGGTCGGGTCCTCCCCGCTGCGCTCCGTGGCGGCCGGCCCGGTGACCTCCCGGGCCCGGCCGATCGGCCAGGTCGAGCTGGAGGGCGCCCAGGCGGTGCCCACCGGCATCCCCGAGTTCGACCGCGTGCTGGGCGGCGGCCTGGTGCCCGGCGCCGTGCTCCTGGTCGCCGGTGAGCCCGGCGTCGGCAAGTCCACCCTGCTGCTCGAGGTCGCCCACCGGGTCGCCGCGGCCAACGGGCCCACGCTGGTCGTCTCCGGTGAGGAGTCGGCCGCACAGGTCAGGCTGCGTGCCGAGCGCATCGGCGCGCTGCACGACGAGCTGTACCTGGCCGCGGAGACCGAGCTGTCCGCCGTCCTCGCCCACGTCGAGGACGTCAACCCGACCCTGCTGGTGCTCGACTCCGTGCAGACCGTGCGCTCCCCCGCCGTCGACGGCACCGACGGCGGCGCCACGCAGGTGCGCGCGGTGGCCAGCGCGCTCAGCGGGGTCGCCAGGGCCCGCAACATGACCACCATCCTCGTCGGCCACGTCACCAAGGACGGCGCGATCGCCGGCCCGCGGGCGCTGGAGCACCTGGTCGACGTGGTCATCTCCTTCGACGGCGAGCGGCACTCGACGCTGCGGCTGGTGCGGGCCACCAAGAACCGGTTCGGCCCGGCCGACGAGATCGGCTGCTTCGAGATCGGCGACGGCGGCGTGGTCGGCGTGCCCGACCCGTCCCACCTGTTCGTGTCCCGCCGGTCGGCGCCGGTGCCCGGCAGCTGCGTCACAGTGACCATGGAGGGCAGCCGCCCGCTGCTGGCCGAGGTTCAGGCCCTGGTGGCCACCTCCGGCGGCGGTGGGTCGCCGCGCCGGGCGGTGAGCGGGCTGGACTCCCAGCGGGTGGCGATGGTCAACGCCGTGGTCGAGCGGCGGGGTGGGGTCAAGCTCGCCGACGCCGACGTCTTCGCCGCCTCGGTGGGCGGCGTGCGCATCCTGGAGCCCGCCGCCGACCTCGCCCTGGCGCTGGCGATCGCCTCCGCGGCCAAGGACCGTCCGCTGCCCGGCGGCCTGGTGGCCATCGGCGAGGTCGGCCTGTCCGGGGAGATCCGCCGGGTCGGCGGTACCGCCCGGCGACTGGCCGAGGCGGCCCGGCAGGGCTATACCGCCGCCCTCGTCCCCGAGGACTCCGGCCCCGCGCCCAAGGGCATGCGGCTGATCGAGGTGGCCGACCTGGCCGGCGCGATCCACCGGCTCTGGTGA
- a CDS encoding ATP-dependent Clp protease ATP-binding subunit, whose translation MFERFTDRARRVVVLAQEEARMLNHNYIGTEHILLGLIHEGEGVAAKALESLGISLEGVRQQVEEIIGQGQQAPSGHIPFTPRAKKVLELSLREALQLGHNYIGTEHILLGLIREGEGVAAQVLVKLGADLNRVRQQVIQLLSGYQGKEPAAAGGPAEGTPSTSLVLDQFGRNLTQAARDGKLDPVIGRAKEIERVMQVLSRRTKNNPVLIGEPGVGKTAAVEGLAQAIVKGEVPETLKDKQLYTLDLGALVAGSRYRGDFEERLKKVLKEIRTRGDIILFIDEIHTLVGAGAAEGAIDAASILKPMLARGELQTIGATTLDEYRKHLEKDAALERRFQPIQVEEPTLAHTIEILKGLRDRYEAHHRISITDSALVAAATLADRYISDRFLPDKAIDLIDEAGARMRIKRMTAPPDLREFDDRISGIRREKESAIDAQDFEKAASLRDKEKQLLGEKSEREKAWKAGDMDVVAEVDDEQIAEVLANWTGIPVFKLTEEETSRLLRMEDELHKRIIGQEEAIKSVSQAIRRTRAGLKDPRRPGGSFIFAGPSGVGKTELAKALAQFLFGEDDALIQIDMGEFHDKFTVSRLVGAPPGYVGYDEGGQLTEKVRRKPFSVVLFDEIEKAHADVFNTLLQVLEDGRLTDGQGRIVDFKNTLLILTTNLGTRDISKAVGLGFQSGNDSSSNYERMKLKVNEELKQHFRPEFLNRIDDIVVFHQLTEDEIVHIVDLMLNRVETQLANKDMSLEVTPAAKKLLAARGFDPVLGARPLRRTIQREIEDALSEKILYGEIASGEIIVVDVEENADTVLSKFTFRSEAKPVDLPDTPPVALAAADGDDDGPQALAAE comes from the coding sequence ATGTTCGAACGGTTCACCGACCGAGCCCGCCGGGTGGTCGTCCTGGCGCAAGAAGAGGCCCGGATGCTCAACCACAACTACATCGGCACCGAGCACATCCTCCTGGGTCTGATCCACGAGGGTGAGGGCGTCGCTGCCAAGGCGCTGGAGTCCCTCGGCATCTCGCTGGAGGGCGTGCGCCAGCAGGTCGAGGAGATCATCGGGCAGGGCCAGCAGGCGCCGTCCGGTCACATCCCCTTCACCCCGCGTGCCAAGAAGGTCCTCGAGCTGTCGCTGCGCGAGGCGCTGCAGCTCGGCCACAACTACATCGGCACCGAGCACATCCTGCTCGGCCTGATCCGCGAGGGCGAGGGCGTCGCCGCCCAGGTCCTGGTGAAGCTGGGCGCCGACCTCAACCGGGTCCGCCAGCAGGTCATCCAGCTGCTGTCCGGCTACCAGGGCAAGGAGCCCGCCGCTGCCGGCGGCCCTGCCGAGGGCACCCCGTCGACCTCGCTGGTCCTCGACCAGTTCGGCCGCAACCTCACCCAGGCCGCCCGCGACGGCAAGCTCGACCCGGTCATCGGCCGGGCCAAGGAGATCGAGCGGGTCATGCAGGTGCTGTCCCGCCGCACCAAGAACAACCCCGTCCTCATCGGCGAGCCCGGTGTCGGCAAGACCGCCGCCGTCGAGGGCCTGGCCCAGGCCATCGTCAAGGGCGAGGTGCCCGAGACGCTGAAGGACAAGCAGCTCTACACCCTCGACCTCGGTGCCCTCGTCGCCGGTTCCCGCTACCGCGGTGACTTCGAGGAGCGGCTCAAGAAGGTCCTCAAGGAGATCCGCACCCGCGGCGACATCATCCTGTTCATCGACGAGATCCACACCCTCGTCGGTGCCGGTGCTGCCGAGGGCGCGATCGACGCGGCGAGCATCCTCAAGCCGATGCTGGCCCGTGGTGAGCTGCAGACCATCGGTGCCACCACGCTCGACGAGTACCGCAAGCACCTGGAGAAGGACGCCGCTCTCGAGCGCCGCTTCCAGCCGATCCAGGTGGAGGAGCCCACGCTCGCCCACACGATCGAGATCCTCAAGGGCCTGCGCGACCGCTACGAGGCGCACCACCGGATCAGCATCACCGACAGCGCGCTCGTGGCTGCCGCGACGCTGGCCGACCGGTACATCTCCGACCGCTTCCTCCCGGACAAGGCGATCGACCTGATCGACGAGGCCGGCGCCCGGATGCGCATCAAGCGGATGACCGCCCCGCCGGACCTCCGCGAGTTCGACGACCGCATCTCCGGCATCCGCCGCGAGAAGGAGTCGGCGATCGACGCCCAGGACTTCGAGAAGGCCGCCTCCCTGCGCGACAAGGAGAAGCAGCTGCTCGGCGAGAAGTCCGAGCGCGAGAAGGCCTGGAAGGCCGGCGACATGGACGTCGTCGCCGAGGTGGACGACGAGCAGATCGCCGAGGTCCTGGCGAACTGGACGGGCATCCCGGTCTTCAAGCTGACCGAGGAGGAGACCTCGCGGCTGCTCCGCATGGAGGACGAGCTCCACAAGCGGATCATCGGCCAGGAAGAGGCCATCAAGAGCGTCTCCCAGGCGATCCGGCGCACGCGGGCGGGCCTCAAGGACCCCCGTCGTCCCGGTGGCTCGTTCATCTTCGCCGGCCCCTCGGGTGTCGGTAAGACCGAGCTGGCCAAGGCGCTCGCGCAGTTCCTCTTCGGCGAGGACGACGCCCTCATCCAGATCGACATGGGCGAGTTCCACGACAAGTTCACCGTGTCGCGGCTCGTGGGTGCCCCTCCCGGCTACGTCGGTTACGACGAGGGTGGCCAGCTGACCGAGAAGGTGCGGCGCAAGCCGTTCTCGGTGGTCCTCTTCGACGAGATCGAGAAGGCGCACGCCGACGTCTTCAACACGCTGCTGCAGGTGCTCGAGGACGGTCGGCTCACCGACGGCCAGGGCCGGATCGTGGACTTCAAGAACACGCTCCTGATCCTGACCACCAACCTCGGCACCCGGGACATCTCCAAGGCCGTCGGCCTGGGCTTCCAGTCCGGGAACGACTCCTCGAGCAACTACGAGCGGATGAAGCTCAAGGTCAACGAGGAGCTCAAGCAGCACTTCCGGCCTGAGTTCCTCAACCGCATCGACGACATCGTCGTGTTCCACCAGCTGACCGAGGACGAGATCGTCCACATCGTCGACCTGATGCTCAACCGGGTCGAGACGCAGCTGGCGAACAAGGACATGTCGCTCGAGGTCACCCCGGCGGCGAAGAAGCTGCTGGCGGCCCGTGGGTTCGACCCGGTGCTGGGTGCCCGTCCGCTGCGTCGGACCATCCAGCGCGAGATCGAGGACGCGCTGAGCGAGAAGATCCTCTACGGCGAGATCGCCTCCGGCGAGATCATCGTGGTGGACGTGGAGGAGAACGCCGACACGGTGCTGTCGAAGTTCACCTTCCGGTCGGAGGCCAAGCCGGTCGACCTCCCCGACACCCCGCCGGTGGCCCTCGCGGCCGCCGACGGCGACGACGACGGCCCGCAGGCCCTCGCCGCCGAGTGA